The following proteins are encoded in a genomic region of Coffea eugenioides isolate CCC68of chromosome 6, Ceug_1.0, whole genome shotgun sequence:
- the LOC113774966 gene encoding protein MAIN-LIKE 1-like isoform X2, with amino-acid sequence MIMSTSIVSENKRSRGRRGRQGNRKRSCGDESTSGQDLGSEKANGEVSGLKKRKPSKKVTEDVIPPEQRGIPDTPLLHNLGKHPSIYARLGRGTLTQNLNFRGAWPTALGLYRQAHDQYKELFGAAGFGDFLKIDPVHIPQAYLVALMERWFSETNTIHLPCCEIGPTPVDWAMVTGLQFKGESIRFNHQFEMSKALELLGVESAAVTEGKIRLSSITPTIEEVKMAPANNEAKSVMFRRLFLYVVASCFFNNNRSVINHQLVKYLEHIDEVGNYNWAAITFAAFLAGMRRKVTGETGAFTGFWPFLLFWAFEYLDIFRPNIVEADVFPRAIRWSCPNILSSADFSDLFAARCQLDYIEEAQAMSLAQKRAPFESIDTWEYYLGERCRRQLGFPCRVPLPPPDRMHGTNDLTPEDEIGVGRPADNLVMDEDVDYSSWFAVHSVGKIVDLSRFLGGVETGAKVLSHWVAAHHPDILLVRRSDYESMAEAYDAAVAECQMLRAKLAQAE; translated from the exons AT GATTATGTCAACTAGCATTGTCTCcgagaacaaaagaagtagaGGACGAAGAGGGCGTCAAGGAAATAGGAAACGGTCCTGTGGAGATGAGTCTACATCTGGCCAGGATCTTGGTTCAGAAAAAGCTAATGGCGAAGTTTCAGGACTGAAGAAGAGAAAGCCCTCAAAGAAGGTTACCGAAGATGTTATACCACCTGAGCAGAGAGGCATCCCTGATACACCACTGCTTCATAATCTGGGAAAGCACCCTTCAATATATGCAAGGCTTGGACGG GGTACTTTAACCCAAAATCTTAATTTTCGGGGCGCTTGGCCTACTGCACTGGGATTGTATCGTCAAGCACATGACCAGTACAAGGAACTTTTTGGTGCAGCTGGATTTGGAGATTTTCTAAAGATTGATCCTGTGCACATACCACAAGCATATCTTGTGGCCTTAATGGAGAGGTGGTTTAGTGAGACGAATACAATTCACCTACCCTGCTGTGAAATAGGTCCAACGCCTGTTGACTGGGCGATGGTTACTGGCTTGCAATTTAAAGGTGAATCTATTAGGTTTAATCATCAATTTGAGATGAGTAAAGCTCTGGAACTTCTTGGAGTTGAGAGTGCAGCTGTCACAGAGGGAAAGATTCGTCTTAGTAGCATCACACCTACCATAGAGGAGGTAAAGATGGCCCCTGCAAATAATGAAGCAAAGTCAGTGATGTTCCGCCGCCTGTTCCTTTATGTTGTTGCTAGTTGTTTCTTTAACAACAATCGATCTGTCATTAATCATCAGCTTGTCAAATATCTGGAGCATATTGATGAGGTTGGAAACTACAACTGGGCTGCAATCACGTTTGCAGCATTTCTTGCTGGGATGAGGAGAAAGGTCACTGGAGAGACAGGAGCCTTTACAGGCTTCTGGCCTTTTCTCCTG TTCTGGGCTTTTGAGTACTTGGATATCTTTCGCCCAAATATTGTCGAGGCTGATGTGTTTCCAAGAGCCATTCGCTGGAGTTGTCCTAATATTCTGTCCTCTGCTGACTTCTCTGACCTCTTTGCTGCCCGTTGCCAGTTGGACTACATTGAAGAGGCTCAG GCAATGTCTCTAGCCCAGAAGCGGGCCCCTTTTGAGAGCATCGACACCTGGGAATACTATCTTGGAGAGAGGTGTAGGCGGCAATTAGGTTTTCCCTGTCGAGTCCCTCTCCCACCTCCAGACAGGATGCATGGTACCAATGATCTAACACCAGAGGATGAGATAGGTGTAGGGAGACCAGCTGATAATCTTGTGATGGATGAAGATGTAGACTACTCCTCATGGTTCGCTGTTCACTCAGTTGGAAAGATTGTTGATCTGAGTCGGTTTCTGGGTGGTGTTGAAACTGGGGCCAAAGTATTATCCCATTGGGTG GCTGCCCACCATCCAGATATACTGCTTGTTCGGCGTTCTGACTATGAGTCAATGGCTGAGGCCTATGATGCTGCTGTTGCTGAGTGTCAAATGCTTAGAGCAAAGCTG GCTCAGGCTGAATGA
- the LOC113774966 gene encoding protein MAIN-LIKE 1-like isoform X1 yields the protein MIMSTSIVSENKRSRGRRGRQGNRKRSCGDESTSGQDLGSEKANGEVSGLKKRKPSKKVTEDVIPPEQRGIPDTPLLHNLGKHPSIYARLGRGTLTQNLNFRGAWPTALGLYRQAHDQYKELFGAAGFGDFLKIDPVHIPQAYLVALMERWFSETNTIHLPCCEIGPTPVDWAMVTGLQFKGESIRFNHQFEMSKALELLGVESAAVTEGKIRLSSITPTIEEVKMAPANNEAKSVMFRRLFLYVVASCFFNNNRSVINHQLVKYLEHIDEVGNYNWAAITFAAFLAGMRRKVTGETGAFTGFWPFLLFWAFEYLDIFRPNIVEADVFPRAIRWSCPNILSSADFSDLFAARCQLDYIEEAQVTWQPYLASSEFGSTDMVQAMSLAQKRAPFESIDTWEYYLGERCRRQLGFPCRVPLPPPDRMHGTNDLTPEDEIGVGRPADNLVMDEDVDYSSWFAVHSVGKIVDLSRFLGGVETGAKVLSHWVAAHHPDILLVRRSDYESMAEAYDAAVAECQMLRAKLAQAE from the exons AT GATTATGTCAACTAGCATTGTCTCcgagaacaaaagaagtagaGGACGAAGAGGGCGTCAAGGAAATAGGAAACGGTCCTGTGGAGATGAGTCTACATCTGGCCAGGATCTTGGTTCAGAAAAAGCTAATGGCGAAGTTTCAGGACTGAAGAAGAGAAAGCCCTCAAAGAAGGTTACCGAAGATGTTATACCACCTGAGCAGAGAGGCATCCCTGATACACCACTGCTTCATAATCTGGGAAAGCACCCTTCAATATATGCAAGGCTTGGACGG GGTACTTTAACCCAAAATCTTAATTTTCGGGGCGCTTGGCCTACTGCACTGGGATTGTATCGTCAAGCACATGACCAGTACAAGGAACTTTTTGGTGCAGCTGGATTTGGAGATTTTCTAAAGATTGATCCTGTGCACATACCACAAGCATATCTTGTGGCCTTAATGGAGAGGTGGTTTAGTGAGACGAATACAATTCACCTACCCTGCTGTGAAATAGGTCCAACGCCTGTTGACTGGGCGATGGTTACTGGCTTGCAATTTAAAGGTGAATCTATTAGGTTTAATCATCAATTTGAGATGAGTAAAGCTCTGGAACTTCTTGGAGTTGAGAGTGCAGCTGTCACAGAGGGAAAGATTCGTCTTAGTAGCATCACACCTACCATAGAGGAGGTAAAGATGGCCCCTGCAAATAATGAAGCAAAGTCAGTGATGTTCCGCCGCCTGTTCCTTTATGTTGTTGCTAGTTGTTTCTTTAACAACAATCGATCTGTCATTAATCATCAGCTTGTCAAATATCTGGAGCATATTGATGAGGTTGGAAACTACAACTGGGCTGCAATCACGTTTGCAGCATTTCTTGCTGGGATGAGGAGAAAGGTCACTGGAGAGACAGGAGCCTTTACAGGCTTCTGGCCTTTTCTCCTG TTCTGGGCTTTTGAGTACTTGGATATCTTTCGCCCAAATATTGTCGAGGCTGATGTGTTTCCAAGAGCCATTCGCTGGAGTTGTCCTAATATTCTGTCCTCTGCTGACTTCTCTGACCTCTTTGCTGCCCGTTGCCAGTTGGACTACATTGAAGAGGCTCAG GTTACCTGGCAACCTTATTTAGCAAGTTCAGAATTTGGTTCAACTGACATGGTACAGGCAATGTCTCTAGCCCAGAAGCGGGCCCCTTTTGAGAGCATCGACACCTGGGAATACTATCTTGGAGAGAGGTGTAGGCGGCAATTAGGTTTTCCCTGTCGAGTCCCTCTCCCACCTCCAGACAGGATGCATGGTACCAATGATCTAACACCAGAGGATGAGATAGGTGTAGGGAGACCAGCTGATAATCTTGTGATGGATGAAGATGTAGACTACTCCTCATGGTTCGCTGTTCACTCAGTTGGAAAGATTGTTGATCTGAGTCGGTTTCTGGGTGGTGTTGAAACTGGGGCCAAAGTATTATCCCATTGGGTG GCTGCCCACCATCCAGATATACTGCTTGTTCGGCGTTCTGACTATGAGTCAATGGCTGAGGCCTATGATGCTGCTGTTGCTGAGTGTCAAATGCTTAGAGCAAAGCTG GCTCAGGCTGAATGA
- the LOC113774966 gene encoding protein MAIN-LIKE 1-like isoform X3 gives MIMSTSIVSENKRSRGRRGRQGNRKRSCGDESTSGQDLGSEKANGEVSGLKKRKPSKKVTEDVIPPEQRGIPDTPLLHNLGKHPSIYARLGRGTLTQNLNFRGAWPTALGLYRQAHDQYKELFGAAGFGDFLKIDPVHIPQAYLVALMERWFSETNTIHLPCCEIGPTPVDWAMVTGLQFKGESIRFNHQFEMSKALELLGVESAAVTEGKIRLSSITPTIEELVKYLEHIDEVGNYNWAAITFAAFLAGMRRKVTGETGAFTGFWPFLLFWAFEYLDIFRPNIVEADVFPRAIRWSCPNILSSADFSDLFAARCQLDYIEEAQVTWQPYLASSEFGSTDMVQAMSLAQKRAPFESIDTWEYYLGERCRRQLGFPCRVPLPPPDRMHGTNDLTPEDEIGVGRPADNLVMDEDVDYSSWFAVHSVGKIVDLSRFLGGVETGAKVLSHWVAAHHPDILLVRRSDYESMAEAYDAAVAECQMLRAKLAQAE, from the exons AT GATTATGTCAACTAGCATTGTCTCcgagaacaaaagaagtagaGGACGAAGAGGGCGTCAAGGAAATAGGAAACGGTCCTGTGGAGATGAGTCTACATCTGGCCAGGATCTTGGTTCAGAAAAAGCTAATGGCGAAGTTTCAGGACTGAAGAAGAGAAAGCCCTCAAAGAAGGTTACCGAAGATGTTATACCACCTGAGCAGAGAGGCATCCCTGATACACCACTGCTTCATAATCTGGGAAAGCACCCTTCAATATATGCAAGGCTTGGACGG GGTACTTTAACCCAAAATCTTAATTTTCGGGGCGCTTGGCCTACTGCACTGGGATTGTATCGTCAAGCACATGACCAGTACAAGGAACTTTTTGGTGCAGCTGGATTTGGAGATTTTCTAAAGATTGATCCTGTGCACATACCACAAGCATATCTTGTGGCCTTAATGGAGAGGTGGTTTAGTGAGACGAATACAATTCACCTACCCTGCTGTGAAATAGGTCCAACGCCTGTTGACTGGGCGATGGTTACTGGCTTGCAATTTAAAGGTGAATCTATTAGGTTTAATCATCAATTTGAGATGAGTAAAGCTCTGGAACTTCTTGGAGTTGAGAGTGCAGCTGTCACAGAGGGAAAGATTCGTCTTAGTAGCATCACACCTACCATAGAGGAG CTTGTCAAATATCTGGAGCATATTGATGAGGTTGGAAACTACAACTGGGCTGCAATCACGTTTGCAGCATTTCTTGCTGGGATGAGGAGAAAGGTCACTGGAGAGACAGGAGCCTTTACAGGCTTCTGGCCTTTTCTCCTG TTCTGGGCTTTTGAGTACTTGGATATCTTTCGCCCAAATATTGTCGAGGCTGATGTGTTTCCAAGAGCCATTCGCTGGAGTTGTCCTAATATTCTGTCCTCTGCTGACTTCTCTGACCTCTTTGCTGCCCGTTGCCAGTTGGACTACATTGAAGAGGCTCAG GTTACCTGGCAACCTTATTTAGCAAGTTCAGAATTTGGTTCAACTGACATGGTACAGGCAATGTCTCTAGCCCAGAAGCGGGCCCCTTTTGAGAGCATCGACACCTGGGAATACTATCTTGGAGAGAGGTGTAGGCGGCAATTAGGTTTTCCCTGTCGAGTCCCTCTCCCACCTCCAGACAGGATGCATGGTACCAATGATCTAACACCAGAGGATGAGATAGGTGTAGGGAGACCAGCTGATAATCTTGTGATGGATGAAGATGTAGACTACTCCTCATGGTTCGCTGTTCACTCAGTTGGAAAGATTGTTGATCTGAGTCGGTTTCTGGGTGGTGTTGAAACTGGGGCCAAAGTATTATCCCATTGGGTG GCTGCCCACCATCCAGATATACTGCTTGTTCGGCGTTCTGACTATGAGTCAATGGCTGAGGCCTATGATGCTGCTGTTGCTGAGTGTCAAATGCTTAGAGCAAAGCTG GCTCAGGCTGAATGA
- the LOC113773464 gene encoding probable carboxylesterase 15 has protein sequence MDSSSSSSTAQQAIEDCFGVLKLYSDGSISRTSHKEHQVKTHDDGSAIWKDCCFDSNNNLQQRVYKPKNHYYSSSNKNEYRKNLPVVYYLHAGGFCFTSRNAHNTCLSLCSGLQALIICPYYRLAPEDRLPAALEDAVTALKFLQAQALRESREVDHEKWLFDIGGVDVDRVFIFGDSSGGNIAHHLAIQLGSGSLELSPIRVRGYILLSPFFGGVFRTKSEEESPKEDFWSQEIYDQFWRLAMPNGADRDHPLVNPFGPKSPSLEGLSLDPFLVLVGGDEILKDRVEDYAKRMKSLNNNVKYVEFKGKQHGFFTSYPYFGESQNVVQIVKNFMSESSN, from the exons ATggattcttcttcttcctcctccacCGCACAACAAGCAATAGAAGATTGTTTCGGAGTTCTCAAACTCTACAGCGACGGCTCCATTTCTCGGACCTCGCATAAAGAGCATCAAGTGAAAACCCACGATGATGGTTCAGCCATTTGGAAAGATTGTTGTTTTGACTCTAACAACAATCTTCAACAACGCGTATACAAACCCAAAAATCATTACTATTCTTCCTCTAACAAGAATGAGTACCGCAAGAATCTTCCTGTAGTTTACTACCTTCATGCAGGAGGTTTCTGTTTTACTTCAAGAAACGCACACAACACTTGCCTTAGCCTTTGTTCTGGGCTTCAGGCCCTTATTATCTGCCCCTATTATCGGTTGGCTCCAGAGGACCGGCTTCCGGCAGCCTTAGAAGATGCTGTTACAGCCCTCAAGTTTCTTCAAGCCCAGGCTTTGCGTGAAAGTCGAGAGGTCGATCATGAGAAGTGGTTGTTTGACATTGGTGGGGTTGACGTGGACAGGGTTTTCATATTCGGTGATTCCTCTGGGGGAAACATTGCTCATCATTTGGCTATTCAGCTTGGATCTGGTTCGCTTGAGTTAAGTCCCATTAGAGTACGTGGTTACATACTCTTATCGCCATTCTTCGGAGGGGTTTTCAGGACCAAGTCGGAAGAAGAGAGTCCCAAAGAAGACTTCTGGAGCCAGGAGATCTATGACCA GTTTTGGAGGCTGGCAATGCCGAATGGAGCTGATAGAGACCACCCGTTGGTGAACCCATTTGGACCTAAGAGCCCGAGCCTAGAAGGTTTGAGCTTGGATCCCTTCTTGGTGCTCGTTGGTGGGGATGAAATCTTAAAAGATAGGGTGGAAGATTACGCAAAGAGGATGAAAAGTTTAAATAATAACGTTAAGTATGTCGAGTTTAAGGGAAAACAGCATGGCTTCTTCACATCTTATCCTTACTTCGGAGAGTCCCAGAATGTGGTTCAGATTGTCAAGAATTTCATGTCTGAAAGCTCCAATTAA